Proteins encoded by one window of Acuticoccus sp. MNP-M23:
- a CDS encoding lysozyme inhibitor LprI family protein, translating to MRTSVMAAMMLVAGAVGASAADMCDSEADCADAMTTADIVACNAKATARADDALNALWPKVVALYDLNSNADADKAALRKAQNDWIGFRDATCSAEGALADGGTIAGIYVEDCRCSVTASRVADFERMIANRSEGN from the coding sequence ATGAGAACGAGTGTCATGGCGGCGATGATGCTGGTGGCGGGTGCAGTGGGCGCCAGCGCGGCAGACATGTGCGACAGCGAGGCCGATTGCGCCGACGCGATGACCACGGCCGACATTGTGGCCTGCAACGCCAAGGCAACGGCCCGGGCCGACGATGCGCTGAACGCCCTCTGGCCGAAGGTGGTGGCACTCTACGACCTCAACAGCAACGCAGATGCCGACAAGGCAGCGCTGCGGAAGGCACAGAACGACTGGATCGGCTTTCGCGATGCCACCTGCAGCGCGGAAGGCGCGCTGGCCGACGGCGGGACCATCGCGGGCATTTACGTTGAGGATTGCCGGTGCTCCGTCACCGCCTCCCGCGTGGCAGATTTCGAGCGGATGATCGCCAACCGCAGCGAAGGCAACTGA
- a CDS encoding altronate dehydratase family protein, producing MSLVLDTPARANTPVIRLDPADNVVVAREEIAEGTAIASEDLTTRGTIPLGHKIATRAIARGEAILKYATVIGFAGEDLQPGDYLHTHNVLNGNVAKDYRYGEDYRGAELLPEAERATFMGYAREDGRVGTRNVIGLFVTVNCSATVARKAAAYFDADRLEAYENVDAVVPFIHEQGCGMELTGEPMDLLRRTLGGYIRHPNMAGAVVLSLGCERNNLRKFFDEESLSAGKMLHTVTMQEVGGTKAAIDRAKAAVKEMLVEANKARRTPQSARHIKIGLQCGGSDGFSSLSANPALGKAVDILVRHGGTAILSETPELYGVEHTLTARARNEAVGRKLVERVEWWLEYTRGRDTQINGVVSPGNQDGGIANIIEKALGGAKKGGSTGVEAVYEYAETVDAQGLVIMDTPGFDPVSATGQIAGGANLICFTTGRGSCFGSYPAPTIKLATNSPMYSRMEGDMDINCGPVVDGLKSLDEMGEEIFEKILAVASGEPSKSEAMGVGEEEFAPWPIGVTG from the coding sequence ATGAGTCTGGTACTGGATACCCCAGCCCGCGCCAACACGCCGGTGATCCGCCTCGACCCGGCCGACAACGTCGTTGTCGCCCGCGAAGAGATCGCCGAGGGCACGGCAATCGCGTCCGAGGACCTGACGACGCGCGGCACGATCCCGCTCGGTCACAAGATTGCGACGCGCGCCATCGCCAGGGGCGAGGCGATCCTCAAATACGCCACCGTCATCGGCTTTGCCGGCGAAGACCTTCAGCCGGGCGACTATCTCCACACCCACAACGTGCTCAACGGCAACGTCGCCAAGGACTATCGCTACGGCGAGGACTACCGCGGGGCAGAGCTTCTGCCGGAGGCCGAGCGCGCCACATTCATGGGCTATGCTCGCGAGGATGGCCGGGTCGGCACGCGCAACGTCATCGGCCTGTTCGTCACCGTCAACTGCTCGGCCACCGTCGCGCGCAAGGCCGCCGCCTACTTCGACGCCGACCGGCTGGAAGCCTACGAAAATGTCGACGCCGTGGTGCCCTTCATCCACGAGCAGGGCTGCGGGATGGAGCTGACCGGCGAACCCATGGACCTTCTCCGCCGTACCCTCGGCGGCTACATCCGCCACCCCAACATGGCCGGTGCCGTGGTCCTGTCGCTCGGCTGCGAGCGCAACAACCTGCGAAAATTCTTCGACGAAGAGAGCCTGTCGGCCGGCAAGATGCTCCACACCGTGACCATGCAGGAGGTCGGGGGCACCAAAGCTGCCATCGACCGCGCCAAGGCCGCCGTGAAGGAGATGCTGGTGGAGGCCAACAAGGCGCGCCGCACCCCCCAGTCCGCCCGCCACATCAAGATCGGCCTCCAGTGCGGCGGCTCGGATGGCTTCTCCAGCCTTTCCGCCAATCCGGCGCTGGGCAAGGCTGTGGACATTCTGGTCCGCCACGGCGGCACTGCAATCCTGTCCGAAACGCCTGAGCTTTACGGCGTGGAGCACACGCTGACGGCGCGCGCCCGCAACGAGGCCGTGGGCCGCAAACTGGTCGAGCGGGTGGAGTGGTGGCTGGAATACACCAGGGGCCGCGACACGCAGATCAACGGCGTCGTCTCGCCGGGCAACCAGGATGGCGGGATCGCCAACATCATCGAAAAGGCGCTGGGCGGGGCCAAGAAGGGCGGCTCCACGGGTGTCGAAGCGGTCTACGAATACGCCGAGACGGTTGACGCGCAGGGGCTCGTCATCATGGACACGCCGGGCTTCGATCCCGTGTCCGCGACGGGGCAGATTGCCGGCGGGGCCAACCTCATCTGCTTCACCACAGGGCGCGGCTCCTGCTTCGGTTCCTACCCGGCGCCGACCATCAAGCTTGCCACCAACTCGCCAATGTACAGCCGGATGGAAGGCGACATGGACATCAATTGCGGCCCTGTGGTGGACGGCCTCAAATCGCTGGACGAGATGGGCGAGGAGATCTTCGAAAAGATCCTCGCCGTTGCCTCCGGCGAACCCTCCAAGAGTGAAGCCATGGGCGTTGGCGAGGAAGAGTTTGCGCCCTGGCCCATCGGCGTGACGGGGTAA
- a CDS encoding HupE/UreJ family protein translates to MKRRLPVSLVVLVTLLAALMMPAATDAHFDLSAENRVIVVARDDNAMRIYMRIAGPLLYAAAVDGQTGHPATTPLVAPFVAGEASGTGAALFDTAAIDADPVAFAAFIASGYTFQVDGRAVDGRAERAAIHRDLEVLPFATAAEAAASIAAERQNDADPLPIDQSVVEVEILLEDVDGAGSLSTASTLPPLPLTGGAAVQNHIIDTLDGTARILTVDGQLQTPVVLNRSLLDAVTTFVLQGIHHILEGPDHVLFVLCLVAAARSVGVLLWEVTGFTIGHSVTLIAGFLGFVPAAPWFTPAIETAIALSIIFVAVLALRPGRQQHMVLITGAFGLLHGFGFSFVLHDILGPDAPNLFASLLAFNLGVEIGQLMIVVPAFALLVLLHRVSGRLDNYARYGAAAVAIGVSVIWVVERVDLVRIAVETGA, encoded by the coding sequence ATGAAACGCAGGCTGCCGGTATCGCTGGTCGTGCTCGTCACCCTTCTGGCTGCGCTGATGATGCCAGCCGCCACCGACGCCCACTTCGACCTTTCGGCCGAAAACCGCGTGATTGTGGTGGCGCGGGACGACAACGCCATGCGGATCTACATGCGCATTGCGGGACCGCTCCTCTATGCGGCTGCAGTGGACGGCCAGACCGGGCACCCCGCGACAACACCGCTGGTCGCCCCCTTTGTGGCCGGTGAAGCAAGCGGGACCGGCGCGGCCCTGTTCGATACCGCCGCCATCGACGCTGACCCGGTCGCCTTCGCCGCGTTCATCGCCAGCGGCTACACGTTCCAGGTGGACGGGCGCGCCGTGGATGGCCGGGCCGAGCGCGCCGCAATCCACCGCGACCTTGAGGTCCTTCCCTTTGCCACCGCAGCCGAAGCCGCCGCAAGCATCGCCGCCGAACGGCAGAACGATGCCGATCCGCTGCCCATCGACCAGTCTGTTGTTGAGGTGGAAATCCTCCTGGAGGATGTGGACGGCGCGGGCAGCCTGTCCACCGCGAGCACCCTGCCGCCCCTGCCGCTGACCGGCGGCGCTGCCGTCCAGAATCACATTATCGATACGCTGGACGGGACGGCGCGGATCCTCACGGTCGACGGCCAGCTGCAAACGCCGGTAGTGCTCAACCGCTCGCTTCTCGATGCGGTGACGACGTTCGTGCTCCAGGGCATCCACCACATTCTGGAGGGGCCGGACCATGTGCTGTTCGTCCTCTGCCTGGTGGCCGCGGCCCGCTCGGTCGGCGTGCTCCTGTGGGAGGTGACCGGCTTCACCATCGGCCATTCGGTGACGCTGATTGCGGGTTTCCTGGGCTTCGTGCCCGCGGCACCCTGGTTCACGCCAGCCATCGAAACGGCCATTGCACTCTCGATCATCTTTGTGGCGGTGCTGGCGCTGCGGCCCGGACGGCAACAGCACATGGTGCTGATCACCGGGGCGTTCGGCCTTCTCCACGGCTTCGGCTTCTCGTTCGTCCTCCACGACATATTGGGGCCGGACGCGCCGAACCTCTTTGCGTCGCTTCTCGCCTTCAACCTCGGCGTGGAGATCGGCCAGCTGATGATCGTGGTCCCGGCCTTTGCGCTGCTCGTCCTTCTCCACCGGGTCAGTGGCCGGCTGGACAATTATGCCCGCTATGGCGCGGCCGCCGTTGCAATCGGGGTATCCGTGATCTGGGTTGTGGAGCGGGTCGACCTTGTGCGCATTGCGGTGGAGACCGGCGCCTGA
- a CDS encoding GntR family transcriptional regulator — MDENAQDSTQPLLMRLDPAARVSLRDHVRQALRMAIIAGQFAPDTRLNERALAEALGVSTTPLKEALRQLEAEGLIEVEPRKGLVVRFDKAFAQEMILARAALEAPIAALCAERIDPEGRTGLGATVRLMGEATDAMDVERLIVLNEAFHGEIHRISGSRHLVRMVAQQQFYDDTARRVIHRQAADSARALEEHRTICEAIVAGDAAGAADAMHSHVRRSGDLYMNSVFTPKGADLACD; from the coding sequence TTGGACGAGAATGCGCAGGACAGCACGCAGCCGTTGCTGATGCGGCTCGATCCGGCGGCCCGCGTCTCGCTTCGCGATCACGTGCGTCAGGCGCTGCGCATGGCGATCATTGCGGGGCAGTTTGCGCCGGACACGCGCCTCAACGAGCGGGCGTTGGCCGAGGCGCTCGGTGTCTCCACCACGCCGCTCAAGGAGGCACTGCGCCAGCTGGAAGCCGAAGGCCTGATCGAGGTGGAGCCGCGCAAGGGTCTGGTGGTGCGCTTCGACAAGGCATTCGCGCAGGAGATGATCCTTGCCCGGGCGGCGCTGGAAGCGCCCATTGCCGCCCTTTGTGCCGAGCGGATCGACCCGGAGGGCCGCACCGGACTTGGCGCGACCGTTCGGCTGATGGGCGAGGCGACGGACGCCATGGATGTGGAACGGCTCATTGTCCTCAACGAGGCGTTCCACGGCGAAATCCACCGCATATCCGGCAGCCGGCATCTGGTGCGGATGGTCGCCCAGCAGCAATTTTATGATGACACCGCCCGCCGCGTGATCCACCGGCAGGCGGCCGACAGCGCCAGGGCGCTGGAGGAACACCGCACCATCTGCGAGGCAATTGTCGCAGGCGATGCGGCCGGCGCGGCGGATGCCATGCACAGCCACGTCCGCCGCTCCGGCGACCTCTACATGAATTCCGTCTTCACACCGAAAGGGGCTGATCTTGCCTGCGATTGA
- a CDS encoding isovaleryl-CoA dehydrogenase — MRNDFGQFDFGLGEDLDMLRDQVRTFSADRIAPIAADVDRNNEFPIHLWPEMGALGLHGITVAEEEGGAGLGYLAHCVAMEEVSRASASVGLSYGAHSNLCINQIARNGTPEQRARYLPRLISGEAVGALAMSEPGAGSDVVSMKTRAHRKGDRYVLNGSKFWITNGPVAETLVVYAKTDPDAGSRGITAFLIEKGFAGFTTAQKLDKLGMRGSDTCELVFQDCEVPEENVLGAVGKGVNVLMSGLDYERVVLAAGPLGIMQAALDVVFPYVHERKQFGQPIGTFQLMQGKLADMYVTMNACKAYVYAVARAADVGRVTREDAAGAILYAAEKATAVALDAIQALGGNGYINDYPTGRLLRDAKLYEIGAGTSEIRRMLIGRELFERSG; from the coding sequence ATGCGCAACGATTTCGGCCAATTCGACTTCGGCCTCGGCGAAGATCTCGACATGCTGCGCGACCAGGTTCGCACCTTTTCGGCCGACAGGATCGCGCCAATTGCCGCCGACGTTGACCGCAACAACGAATTCCCGATCCACCTGTGGCCCGAAATGGGCGCCCTCGGCCTCCACGGCATCACGGTGGCCGAAGAGGAGGGCGGGGCAGGCCTCGGCTACCTTGCCCACTGCGTCGCGATGGAGGAAGTCTCGCGCGCGTCGGCCTCGGTTGGCCTCAGCTATGGCGCGCACTCGAACCTTTGCATCAACCAGATCGCCCGCAACGGCACGCCGGAGCAGCGCGCCCGCTACCTGCCGCGGCTGATCTCGGGCGAGGCGGTCGGTGCGCTCGCCATGAGTGAGCCCGGTGCCGGGTCCGACGTCGTCTCCATGAAGACCCGCGCCCACAGAAAAGGCGACCGCTACGTCCTCAACGGCTCCAAATTCTGGATCACCAACGGCCCCGTCGCCGAAACGCTGGTGGTCTACGCCAAGACCGACCCGGACGCCGGCTCCCGCGGAATCACCGCCTTCCTGATCGAGAAGGGGTTTGCCGGCTTCACCACCGCGCAGAAGCTCGACAAGCTCGGCATGCGCGGCTCCGACACCTGCGAGCTGGTGTTTCAGGACTGCGAGGTGCCGGAAGAAAACGTGCTCGGCGCGGTCGGCAAGGGCGTCAACGTCCTGATGTCCGGTCTCGACTATGAGCGCGTGGTGCTGGCGGCCGGGCCGCTCGGCATCATGCAGGCCGCACTCGACGTGGTCTTCCCGTATGTGCACGAGCGAAAGCAGTTCGGCCAGCCCATCGGCACCTTCCAGCTGATGCAGGGCAAGCTTGCCGACATGTACGTCACGATGAACGCCTGCAAGGCGTACGTCTACGCTGTGGCCCGCGCGGCGGACGTCGGCCGGGTCACCCGGGAGGATGCTGCCGGCGCGATCTTGTACGCGGCGGAGAAGGCCACGGCGGTTGCGCTCGACGCCATCCAGGCCCTGGGCGGCAACGGATACATCAACGACTATCCGACGGGCCGGTTGCTGCGGGATGCCAAGCTTTACGAGATTGGCGCGGGGACGAGTGAGATCAGGCGGATGCTGATCGGGCGCGAGTTGTTTGAGCGGAGTGGGTGA
- a CDS encoding dihydrodipicolinate synthase family protein — protein sequence MALSQISGVPVTVYSADGAVDGKRSAAIAAQIAQAGVKNVIAAGNTGEYFSLSADEIRTLHAAVPEAVDGKALVTAAVGRALVEAKASARAAIADGAGAIMVHWPTDPFAGPADKIDYFLDIAEHATVPVVAYLRSDEPGLANMIRLAEHPNIAAIKYANANMMMLADVIRATRHCDTLWVCGLAEGWAPPMYALGAKGFTSGLVNVFPALSLRIFAALEAGDYAAARADIDEVVDFEKLRTLYNNGANVTVVKEALEILGQPAGPVRLPGVPRLKPDERKRLEDLVARIKGLAAAA from the coding sequence TTGGCCCTGTCCCAGATTTCCGGCGTGCCGGTCACCGTCTATTCCGCCGATGGCGCGGTGGACGGCAAACGCTCCGCCGCCATTGCCGCGCAGATTGCGCAAGCCGGGGTGAAAAACGTCATCGCCGCCGGCAACACCGGCGAATATTTCTCGCTGTCGGCAGACGAGATCCGCACGCTTCACGCCGCGGTCCCCGAGGCGGTGGACGGCAAGGCGCTGGTGACGGCCGCCGTCGGCCGCGCGCTGGTGGAGGCCAAGGCCAGCGCCCGTGCGGCCATTGCCGACGGGGCAGGGGCCATCATGGTCCACTGGCCGACCGACCCGTTCGCCGGCCCGGCCGACAAGATCGACTACTTCCTCGACATTGCCGAACACGCCACCGTTCCCGTGGTCGCCTACCTCCGGTCCGACGAGCCCGGCCTTGCCAACATGATCCGCCTTGCCGAGCACCCCAACATTGCCGCCATCAAGTACGCCAACGCCAACATGATGATGCTGGCGGATGTCATCCGCGCCACAAGACATTGCGACACGCTGTGGGTCTGCGGTCTCGCCGAAGGCTGGGCGCCGCCGATGTATGCGCTGGGCGCGAAGGGCTTCACCTCCGGCCTCGTCAACGTCTTCCCCGCGCTTTCGCTGCGCATCTTCGCGGCGCTGGAGGCGGGCGACTACGCCGCCGCGCGCGCCGACATCGACGAGGTGGTCGATTTTGAAAAGCTGCGCACCCTTTACAACAACGGCGCCAACGTGACCGTGGTGAAGGAGGCGCTGGAAATCCTCGGCCAGCCCGCCGGCCCCGTCCGCCTGCCGGGCGTGCCGCGCCTGAAGCCGGACGAGCGCAAGCGGCTCGAAGACCTCGTCGCCCGGATCAAGGGCCTCGCGGCTGCGGCATAA
- the torT gene encoding TMAO reductase system periplasmic protein TorT, translated as MRRLLAATIIAAFASGVAAEPAPEWTLDRWVPPYEFATEAAKVNYSPLTRASKPWKLCVLFPHLKDAYWVATNYGVIAHARRIGVTVDLFEAGGYGNIDKQRSQLDTCVKGGYDAILVGSVSFDGLTPAIVEAAKTKPIFATVNQVLPAGLSGMAAVNWIDMGRSAGRYFAERFPKGRSRPVKIAWLPGPETAGWVKLTDQGFREEIEGAAVEVVAIKYGDTGADVQLGLVQDVLEEYPDIDFIAGNAVAIEAAMALVRQRGLKGKVGLVADYFTPAIYRGIRRGIVAGAPTDSAALQGTLSVDQAVRFLEGNSAADHVGPIIFNVTAANVRAFPRLQSLAPPDFQPTYSVQ; from the coding sequence ATGCGCAGGTTACTTGCGGCTACGATAATTGCAGCGTTCGCATCGGGAGTTGCCGCGGAGCCTGCGCCGGAATGGACACTCGACCGATGGGTTCCCCCTTACGAGTTCGCCACCGAGGCGGCGAAGGTCAACTACTCCCCCCTGACGCGTGCGTCGAAACCGTGGAAGCTCTGCGTCCTTTTCCCCCATCTCAAGGATGCTTATTGGGTTGCCACGAACTACGGCGTGATCGCGCATGCGCGCCGGATCGGGGTCACCGTCGACCTCTTCGAAGCCGGCGGATATGGCAACATCGACAAGCAGCGCAGCCAGCTCGATACGTGCGTCAAGGGTGGCTACGACGCCATCCTCGTCGGCAGCGTCTCGTTTGACGGACTAACGCCGGCGATCGTCGAAGCCGCGAAGACAAAGCCCATATTCGCCACCGTCAACCAGGTGCTGCCGGCGGGCTTATCTGGCATGGCGGCCGTCAACTGGATCGATATGGGGCGCTCCGCCGGTCGCTATTTTGCAGAGCGCTTCCCCAAGGGACGGTCTCGCCCGGTCAAGATCGCCTGGCTTCCCGGCCCCGAGACGGCGGGGTGGGTGAAGTTGACGGATCAGGGCTTCCGCGAAGAGATCGAGGGGGCAGCGGTCGAGGTCGTCGCGATCAAGTATGGCGACACCGGCGCCGATGTTCAGCTCGGCCTCGTGCAGGATGTCCTGGAGGAATATCCCGACATCGACTTCATCGCGGGCAACGCCGTCGCGATCGAAGCCGCGATGGCGTTGGTGCGCCAACGTGGCCTCAAGGGCAAGGTCGGGCTCGTGGCGGACTATTTCACCCCCGCAATCTATCGCGGCATCCGGCGCGGCATCGTCGCCGGCGCGCCGACCGACAGCGCTGCTCTCCAGGGCACATTGTCGGTCGATCAGGCGGTCCGCTTCCTCGAAGGTAACTCAGCGGCGGACCATGTCGGGCCGATCATCTTCAACGTGACGGCGGCCAATGTGCGGGCGTTCCCGCGCCTTCAGTCCCTCGCGCCGCCTGACTTTCAGCCGACCTACAGCGTTCAGTGA
- a CDS encoding mandelate racemase/muconate lactonizing enzyme family protein: MADAERERLIPANPMQAGLAAGRATRDRIARVRLSLAALPLPNPISDAKVLTGRQKPLTEVAMLFAEITSEEGLVGLGFSYSKRAGGPGLFAHAREICDNLIGEDPNDTARLHEKLCWAGASVGRSGIAIQAIAAMDIALWDMKAKRADLPLAKLLGAYRDGVRCYNTSSGFLSSPIDEVKEKIDIALAKGIEGIKIKVGQPDPMIDIERLEAVRAHIGGSRPLMIDANQQWDRVTALRFGRIVEPLNLEWIEEPLDAYDAQGHADLARELATPIATGEMLASAAEHAELIRLNSVDFIQPDAPRVGGITPFLKICALASEKRMRLAPHFAMEIHLHLSAAYPHEPWVEHFEWLEPLFNERLEISDGRMWVPDRPGLGLTLSDQARAWTSATHEAKK, encoded by the coding sequence ATGGCTGACGCCGAACGCGAACGGCTCATTCCGGCAAATCCGATGCAGGCGGGCCTTGCTGCGGGGCGGGCAACGCGCGACCGGATTGCGCGCGTAAGACTGTCGCTCGCCGCGCTGCCGCTGCCGAACCCGATTTCGGACGCCAAGGTGCTGACCGGGCGGCAGAAGCCGCTCACCGAAGTTGCCATGCTGTTTGCCGAAATCACCTCGGAGGAGGGGCTTGTCGGCCTCGGCTTCTCCTACTCCAAGCGCGCTGGCGGGCCTGGTCTCTTCGCCCACGCAAGGGAGATCTGCGACAACCTCATCGGCGAAGACCCGAACGACACGGCGCGCCTCCACGAAAAGCTGTGCTGGGCGGGTGCCTCCGTCGGCCGCTCCGGCATCGCGATCCAGGCCATCGCCGCCATGGACATTGCGCTGTGGGACATGAAGGCCAAGCGTGCCGACCTGCCGCTCGCCAAGCTCCTCGGCGCCTACCGCGATGGCGTGCGCTGCTACAACACCTCGTCCGGCTTCCTGTCCTCTCCCATCGACGAGGTGAAGGAGAAGATCGACATCGCGCTGGCCAAGGGCATCGAGGGCATCAAGATCAAGGTCGGCCAGCCGGACCCGATGATCGACATCGAGCGGCTTGAGGCGGTCCGCGCCCACATCGGCGGCTCGCGCCCGTTGATGATCGACGCCAACCAGCAGTGGGACCGCGTCACCGCGCTCCGCTTCGGCCGGATCGTCGAGCCCTTGAACCTTGAATGGATCGAGGAGCCGCTGGACGCCTACGACGCCCAAGGCCACGCCGATCTGGCGCGCGAACTGGCCACCCCCATCGCCACCGGCGAGATGCTGGCCTCCGCCGCCGAGCACGCCGAGCTGATCCGCCTCAACAGCGTCGACTTCATCCAGCCCGACGCACCGCGGGTCGGTGGCATCACGCCGTTCCTGAAGATCTGCGCACTGGCGAGCGAGAAGCGGATGCGCCTTGCCCCCCACTTTGCGATGGAGATCCACCTCCACCTCTCGGCTGCCTATCCGCACGAGCCGTGGGTTGAGCATTTCGAGTGGCTGGAGCCGCTGTTCAACGAACGGCTCGAGATTTCGGACGGGCGCATGTGGGTGCCGGACCGTCCCGGCCTCGGCCTCACCCTGTCCGATCAGGCGCGGGCCTGGACCAGTGCCACCCACGAAGCCAAAAAATAA
- the araD gene encoding L-arabinonate dehydratase has protein sequence MTDNKKTYEELRSARWMAPDDLRSFGHRSRTMQMGYGPEDWEGKPVIAIINTWSEAQPCHMHFRDRAEWVKRGILQAGGFPMELPALSLSESYVKPTTMLYRNMLAMETEELLRSHPVDGAVLMGGCDKTTPGLVMGATSMGVPFLFMPAGPMLRGNYAGQTLGSGTDAWKFWDDRREGLIGKEEWTGVEGGIARSYGHCMTMGTASTMTAIAEGLGLTLPGASSIPAADANHQRMAAACGRRAVEMVWDDLTPDKVITPAAVRNAVVVAMATGCSTNAIIHLIAMARRAGVPLELDDLDRIGHDVPVIANVRPSGKGYLMEDFFYAGGLRALMNQLGDKLDRSAITVSGKPMGEGLEGAKVYNDDVIRPLSNPVYHEGSLAVLKGNLAPDGAVIKPAACDPKFRVHKGPALIADSYDELTKIVKDPDYPMTPDTVLVLRNAGPQGGPGMPEWGMLPVPQALIKQGHRDMVRLSDARMSGTSYGACILHVAPEAYIGGPLALLQNGDIIELDVPNRTLNMAVSDEELAARRAAWVPPEPRYGRGYGVMFSKHIQQANDGCDFDFLTTDFGEKVPEPEIH, from the coding sequence ATGACCGACAATAAAAAGACCTACGAGGAACTCCGCTCTGCCCGCTGGATGGCACCCGACGACCTGCGCTCGTTCGGCCACCGCTCGCGCACCATGCAGATGGGCTACGGGCCGGAGGACTGGGAGGGCAAGCCGGTCATCGCGATCATCAACACGTGGTCCGAAGCCCAGCCCTGCCACATGCACTTTCGCGACCGTGCGGAGTGGGTGAAGCGCGGCATCCTGCAGGCGGGCGGCTTCCCGATGGAGCTTCCCGCGCTGTCGCTGTCGGAAAGCTACGTCAAGCCGACCACCATGCTCTACCGCAACATGCTGGCGATGGAGACCGAGGAGCTTCTGCGCTCCCACCCCGTCGACGGCGCGGTCCTGATGGGCGGTTGCGACAAGACCACGCCGGGCCTTGTCATGGGCGCAACCTCCATGGGTGTGCCGTTCCTCTTCATGCCCGCCGGCCCGATGCTGCGCGGCAACTATGCCGGCCAGACGCTGGGTTCGGGCACCGACGCGTGGAAGTTCTGGGACGATCGGCGCGAGGGCCTCATCGGCAAGGAAGAGTGGACCGGCGTGGAAGGCGGCATTGCCCGCTCCTACGGCCACTGCATGACCATGGGCACCGCCTCCACCATGACGGCAATTGCCGAAGGCCTCGGCCTGACGCTTCCCGGCGCGTCCTCAATTCCCGCCGCTGACGCCAACCACCAGCGCATGGCCGCCGCCTGCGGCCGCCGCGCCGTGGAAATGGTGTGGGACGACCTGACGCCGGACAAGGTCATCACCCCCGCCGCCGTCCGCAACGCGGTTGTGGTGGCGATGGCGACCGGCTGCTCCACCAACGCCATCATCCATCTCATCGCCATGGCGCGCCGGGCCGGCGTTCCGCTGGAGCTCGACGATCTCGACCGGATCGGCCACGACGTGCCGGTGATCGCCAACGTCCGCCCGTCCGGCAAGGGCTACCTGATGGAAGATTTCTTCTACGCCGGCGGTCTTCGCGCGCTGATGAACCAGCTCGGCGACAAGCTCGACCGTTCGGCCATCACCGTCAGCGGCAAGCCGATGGGCGAGGGCCTCGAAGGTGCCAAGGTCTACAACGACGACGTGATCCGCCCGCTCTCCAACCCCGTCTACCACGAGGGTTCGCTGGCGGTCCTCAAGGGCAACCTCGCGCCCGACGGCGCGGTCATCAAGCCCGCCGCCTGCGATCCGAAGTTCCGCGTCCACAAGGGTCCGGCGCTGATCGCCGACAGCTACGACGAGCTGACCAAGATCGTCAAAGATCCCGACTACCCGATGACGCCCGACACCGTCCTCGTCCTGCGCAACGCCGGCCCTCAGGGCGGACCGGGGATGCCCGAATGGGGCATGCTCCCCGTGCCGCAGGCCCTCATCAAGCAGGGCCACCGCGACATGGTGCGCCTGTCGGACGCGCGCATGTCCGGCACCTCCTACGGTGCCTGCATCCTCCACGTGGCACCGGAGGCCTATATCGGCGGCCCGCTGGCGCTCCTGCAAAATGGCGACATCATCGAACTCGACGTTCCCAACCGCACGCTCAACATGGCGGTGTCCGACGAGGAGCTGGCGGCGCGCCGTGCGGCCTGGGTGCCGCCCGAGCCCCGCTACGGCCGCGGGTACGGCGTGATGTTCTCCAAGCACATCCAGCAGGCCAATGACGGCTGCGACTTCGACTTCCTGACGACCGACTTTGGCGAAAAGGTGCCGGAGCCGGAGATCCACTGA